In Gossypium arboreum isolate Shixiya-1 chromosome 6, ASM2569848v2, whole genome shotgun sequence, the following are encoded in one genomic region:
- the LOC108470556 gene encoding uncharacterized protein LOC108470556, translated as MATATMATAAGAAALLYYTLNRKLQTDRSGNDDNENGSDLSNNPSSGLDRVSHRLIQAPATWVETISTLSETLRFTYSETLGKWPIGDLAFGINFLLKRQGHLHVASVFGGKDSIELKGPDINAELKYLLNLLTLCWHFSKKPFPLFLEETGYAEEDVLLQEPKAGILKPAFTILVDHKTECFLLLIRGTHSIKDTLTAATGAIVPFHHSVVQEGGVSDLVLGYAHCGMVAAARWIAKLATPCLIKALGQHPTYKVKIVGHSLGGGTGALLTYVLREQKELSTTTCVTFAPAACMTWELADSGTDFITSVINGADLVPTFSAASVDDLRAEVTASAWLNDLRNQIEHTRILSTVYRSASALGSRLPSIASAKAKVAGAGAILRPVSNGTQVVMRRAQSMAHAAWKRPTINLSSWSCIGPRHRGTAARSNSEEEGNTLESSPNKAEMSEPLLPSSPINSTSSTKEAIELPVSSSGVEWSSEIVYSFSDDKQHRDRDAELKVGEDLISHNTHDECMNEVELWQQLEHELYDKAEDDERDVVNQIREEEAAAIAEVRGEGQSDTSVPETKEVHRFFPAGKIMHIVTLQSDEVESEVDTPSLSDDTDDRQRTMEAKIGIFLTPRSLYSKLRLSQTMISDHFMPVYRRQIEKLIKELEEDQPPNVQNQNQTQNHGHGVYSEQEVS; from the exons ATGGCAACTGCAACTATGGCTACCGCAGCTGGTGCAGCTGCTCTTCTGTACTATACATTGAATCGTAAATTGCAGACAGATAGGTCTGGTAACGATGACAATGAAAATGGAAGTGATTTGTCCAATAATCCTTCTTCAGGGCTTGATCGCGTTTCGCATAGGTTAATTCAAGCTCCTGCAACGTGGGTAGAGACGATTTCTACTTTGTCTGAAACTCTTAGGTTTACATACTCTGAGACTCTAGGGAAGTGGCCCATTGGAGATTTGGCATTTGGGATCAACTTCTTATTGAAGAGGCAG GGACATTTACATGTTGCAAGTGTATTTGGTGGTAAAGATAGCATTGAGCTCAAAGGACCAGATATAAATGCTGAACTTAAATATCTGTTAAACTTGTTGACATTGTGCTGGCATTTTTCAAAAAAACCATTTCCTTTATTTTTGGAGGAGACTGGTTATGCAGAGGAAGATGTTCTTCTCCAAGAACCCAAAGCAGGA ATTTTGAAGCCTGCATTTACAATATTGGTAGACCACAAAACAGAATGTTTTCTTCTATTAATTCGTGGAACACACAGTATCAAGGATACTCTGACAGCTGCAACTGGAGCTATAGTTCCATTCCATCACTCTGTTGTGCAAGAGGGAGGAGTGAGTGATTTAGTTTTAGGTTATGCACATTGCGGAATGGTAGCAGCTGCTCGGTGGATAGCAAAGCTTGCCACTCCTTGTCTTATTAAAGCACTTGGTCAACATCCAACTTATAAGGTTAAG ATTGTAGGGCATTCATTGGGGGGAGGCACTGGTGCACTTCTAACTTATGTGCTGCGGGAGCAAAAGGAGTTATCAACAACTACCTGTGTCACATTTGCTCCAG CTGCTTGTATGACATGGGAGTTAGCAGACTCGGGGACTGATTTTATTACTTCTGTTATAAATGGAGCAGACTTAGTGCCTACATTCTCAGCTGCTTCTGTAGATGATTTGCGTGCTGAG GTGACGGCCTCTGCTTGGTTGAATGATCTGAGGAATCAAATTGAGCATACAAGAATTCTGAGTACCGTTTATCGATCGGCTTCAGCATTGGGTTCTCGCCTTCCATCTATAGCCAGTGCTAAAGCAAAAGTTGCTGGGGCTGGGGCAATTTTACGCCCAGTTTCTAATGGTACACAG GTTGTTATGAGAAGAGCGCAGAGCATGGCTCATGCAGCATGGAAACGTCCTACCATAAACCTGTCCTCCTGGTCTTGTATTGGACCCCGTCATCGTGGCACAGCTGCTCGATCAAACTCGGAGGAAGAAGGAAATACCTTGGAATCTAGCCCCAACAAAGCAGAAATGTCTGAGCCTCTCCTACCGTCTTCCCCAATAAACTCAACTTCAAGTACAAAAGAAGCCATTGAACTTCCTGTGTCTTCATCAGGAGTTGAATGGAGTTCCGAAATTGTGTATTCCTTTTCAGATGATAAACAACATCGTGATAGGGATGCTGAGCTGAAAGTTGGTGAGGACCTTATTAGCCACAACACGCATGATGAGTGCATGAATGAAGTTGAGTTGTGGCAACAACTAGAGCATGAGCTTTACGATAAAGCCGAAGATGACGAGCGTGATGTTGTTAACCAAATAAGGGAAGAAGAAGCAGCAGCCATTGCAGAGGTTAGAGGTGAGGGACAGTCGGATACTTCAGTTCCAGAAACAAAGGAAGTGCACAGGTTTTTCCCTGCTGGAAAGATAATGCATATAGTTACACTTCAGTCTGATGAGGTGGAGTCTGAAGTTGATACTCCCAGCTTAAGTGATGACACGGATGATAGGCAACGGACAATGGAGGCAAAGATTGGGATTTTCCTTACACCGAGATCCCTGTATAGTAAATTGCGGCTTTCCCAGACTATGATAAGTGATCATTTCATGCCTGTTTATAGAAGACAGATTGAAAAGCTAATAAAGGAGCTTGAAGAGGACCAACCTCCGAATGTTCAGAATCAGAACCAGACCCAGAACCATGGTCATGGTGTATATTCTGAACAGGAAGTCTCATAG